In the Clostridium gelidum genome, TTATCAGCAGGACTTATTTGGTCATTATTAATTACTGATCAGATTTGGTCTAAGAATATAGCTGTATTTTTCTTATCATGTATAGTAACTGCAGCCATTTATGGAGCAATAACAAGTTCGAAATCAATTATAATAAAACAGGGATTACCTGCAATGATCACGTTATCACTTTTATTCTTATTATAAGTATTTTATAAATTTGAATAACATAATGCTAGATAATAAAAATAAACTTTGCT is a window encoding:
- a CDS encoding DUF1304 domain-containing protein — its product is MTFILKILIGVVALEHIYILWIEMFAWTTKGASTFKTLPKELFPQTKSLAANQGLYNGFLSAGLIWSLLITDQIWSKNIAVFFLSCIVTAAIYGAITSSKSIIIKQGLPAMITLSLLFLL